The following proteins are encoded in a genomic region of Hoeflea phototrophica DFL-43:
- a CDS encoding enoyl-CoA hydratase-related protein: MDVNKSYADGAILATLTELGIGHLTINRPEKRNALTDQMWRAIPRALNWLVAEKAARVVAIEGAGGRDFSAGADIGEFETLRRDAATARVYEAGNSAAFAAIRTCPVPVIAMIRGICFGGGFGIAAAADIRIADDTARFAIPAARLGLAYPVDAVQDLVRALGDQRARHALFSAREFSAAEAMESGCLLSLCSPDSLDAQGIALAQAVAAAAPLSVRASKAAIATQSNALKEDMRTAATHADATFDSEDYAEGRAAFMEKRAPHFIGK, encoded by the coding sequence ATGGACGTAAACAAATCCTATGCGGACGGTGCGATCCTCGCCACTCTGACTGAATTGGGCATTGGCCATCTCACCATCAACAGACCGGAAAAACGCAACGCCCTGACCGATCAGATGTGGCGCGCCATTCCTCGGGCTCTGAACTGGCTTGTTGCGGAAAAAGCGGCACGGGTTGTCGCCATTGAGGGCGCCGGAGGCCGTGATTTCTCCGCTGGCGCGGACATTGGCGAGTTCGAAACGCTGCGCCGTGACGCGGCCACGGCGCGGGTTTACGAGGCAGGCAATTCGGCCGCTTTCGCTGCGATCCGCACCTGCCCGGTTCCGGTCATCGCCATGATTCGCGGCATCTGCTTCGGCGGCGGTTTTGGCATTGCCGCCGCAGCCGACATCCGGATCGCCGATGACACGGCCCGGTTTGCCATTCCGGCCGCCCGCCTCGGGCTCGCCTACCCGGTCGACGCGGTTCAGGATCTGGTTCGCGCGCTGGGTGATCAACGCGCCCGGCATGCGCTGTTCTCCGCGCGCGAATTCTCAGCCGCCGAGGCAATGGAAAGTGGCTGTCTGCTGAGCCTGTGCTCCCCGGACTCGCTGGACGCACAAGGGATCGCCCTCGCGCAGGCGGTCGCAGCCGCTGCCCCCTTGTCGGTTCGCGCGTCCAAGGCTGCCATCGCCACGCAATCCAATGCTCTGAAAGAGGACATGAGAACAGCAGCCACCCATGCGGACGCCACCTTTGACAGCGAGGATTACGCGGAAGGCCGAGCAGCTTTCATGGAAAAGCGCGCGCCGCACTTCATTGGCAAATAA
- a CDS encoding alpha/beta fold hydrolase has product MNDMKGQTGFTGASNNRLIADEHHPRGTSHGNPVVLLHGGGQTRHAWGGAARRIADAGHVAFTVDQRGHGESAWVDDQAYAFDDYAADAIAVCREVTDRHGMPPVLVGASLGGISGLMADHLGGPDLLAGLVLVDITPHIDPDGVSRIQGFMAADMREGFATLEDAAAAISAYLPHRKQPRSLDGLAKNLRQDEDGRYRWHWDPAFIDGPRNINTGAETLQQRLVDAACGTTVPLLLVRGQQSELVTEEAVAAFREMAPHAEFVDVSGAGHMVAGDRNDAFNDAVLGFLERLEGRG; this is encoded by the coding sequence ATGAATGACATGAAAGGGCAAACCGGATTTACCGGGGCTTCGAACAATCGTCTGATCGCCGATGAACATCATCCGCGCGGAACCAGTCACGGCAATCCCGTGGTGCTTTTGCACGGAGGTGGTCAGACCCGGCACGCCTGGGGTGGCGCCGCACGGCGGATCGCCGATGCGGGACATGTGGCCTTTACCGTCGACCAGCGCGGACATGGCGAAAGCGCCTGGGTTGATGATCAGGCCTACGCCTTTGATGACTATGCCGCCGATGCGATCGCCGTGTGCCGCGAGGTGACAGATCGCCATGGCATGCCGCCAGTGCTGGTGGGCGCGTCGCTTGGCGGCATCTCGGGTCTGATGGCCGATCATCTCGGAGGGCCGGATCTGCTTGCCGGTCTGGTCCTTGTCGATATCACACCGCATATCGACCCAGATGGCGTAAGCCGCATCCAGGGCTTCATGGCGGCTGATATGCGCGAGGGTTTTGCCACGCTGGAAGATGCGGCGGCGGCGATTTCCGCCTATCTGCCGCATCGCAAGCAGCCGCGTTCGCTCGATGGCCTCGCAAAGAACCTGCGCCAGGATGAGGATGGGCGCTACCGCTGGCACTGGGACCCGGCCTTTATCGATGGGCCGCGCAACATCAACACCGGTGCAGAGACCCTTCAGCAGCGTTTGGTCGATGCGGCATGCGGGACCACCGTCCCGCTGCTGCTGGTTCGCGGGCAGCAGTCCGAACTTGTGACAGAGGAGGCGGTCGCTGCGTTTCGCGAGATGGCGCCGCATGCCGAATTCGTGGATGTGTCGGGTGCAGGGCACATGGTAGCGGGAGATCGCAACGATGCCTTCAACGATGCCGTTCTCGGGTTCCTGGAGCGGCTTGAAGGCCGCGGCTGA
- a CDS encoding alpha/beta fold hydrolase → MNLDRLQASRFTSADMDIAWYEAGSPDGFPVLLIHGFASTAHVNWVFPGWTKTLDQAGYRVIALDNRGHGESDKPHDPEAYHPETMAADAAGLLDELGIEAAHVMGYSMGARISAFLTLSRPDLVRSVVFGGLGMGMVDGVGDWDPIADTLLASSLDDVTDERGRMFRAFAEQTKSDRFALAACIRTSRTLVDRGHLAAMVTPALVGVGTRDDIAGSAQELAELMPHGEWLDIPNRDHMLAVGDKVFKAAVLEFFSKVDAGAVSEARR, encoded by the coding sequence ATGAATCTCGATCGCCTGCAAGCAAGCCGTTTCACCTCCGCAGACATGGACATCGCCTGGTATGAGGCGGGATCGCCGGACGGGTTTCCGGTGCTCCTGATTCACGGGTTTGCATCGACCGCTCACGTCAACTGGGTCTTCCCGGGTTGGACAAAGACACTCGATCAGGCCGGATACCGGGTCATCGCGCTTGACAATCGCGGGCATGGCGAATCCGACAAGCCGCATGATCCGGAGGCCTATCATCCCGAAACCATGGCCGCAGATGCCGCCGGACTGCTTGATGAGCTGGGAATCGAGGCAGCCCATGTGATGGGCTATTCGATGGGGGCGAGGATTTCGGCGTTCCTGACGCTCTCGCGGCCGGATCTGGTTCGCTCTGTGGTGTTTGGCGGACTTGGAATGGGCATGGTGGATGGCGTCGGCGATTGGGATCCGATTGCCGATACGCTGCTGGCGTCTTCGCTTGATGACGTCACGGACGAGCGCGGGCGTATGTTCCGCGCCTTCGCCGAGCAGACCAAGAGTGACCGATTCGCGCTGGCCGCCTGTATCAGGACCTCGCGCACCCTGGTGGACCGCGGGCACCTGGCGGCGATGGTCACGCCGGCACTGGTCGGCGTCGGCACACGGGATGACATTGCCGGTTCGGCTCAGGAATTGGCCGAACTGATGCCGCATGGCGAGTGGCTTGATATCCCCAACCGGGACCACATGCTGGCGGTTGGCGACAAGGTTTTCAAGGCGGCCGTGCTTGAGTTCTTTTCGAAAGTTGACGCGGGGGCTGTCTCCGAGGCGCGGCGATGA
- a CDS encoding zinc-finger domain-containing protein — translation MAGHKIPHFQNDAGHSAIEIGVKEFMCVGANPPFDHPHEFLDMGAETEKVCPYCSTLYKFNPALAETETVPAGCTLTTEAA, via the coding sequence ATGGCTGGCCACAAAATCCCGCATTTTCAGAACGATGCCGGACATTCCGCAATTGAGATCGGGGTCAAGGAATTCATGTGCGTAGGTGCCAACCCGCCCTTCGATCATCCGCATGAATTTCTCGACATGGGCGCGGAAACCGAGAAGGTCTGCCCCTACTGCTCGACACTCTACAAGTTCAATCCGGCACTGGCTGAAACCGAAACTGTCCCGGCAGGCTGCACCCTGACCACCGAGGCCGCCTGA
- a CDS encoding FAD-dependent oxidoreductase has product MPAQDIHIIGAGIAGLTTALALARDGRKVEIVDQAPALSEVGAGLQMSPNASRILIALGLGAALDKAMARPAQISLISGHSLRPIAHVPCGEFAARRWGAPYGVMHRADLQAMLLDAVQANPNCHLKLGQRITTEDLHALRKPDGNRASPLVIGADGVWSQTRQLVSGAARPRFSGQVAWRFRIDTDAARTLLDSANVSVFLAPRTHLVAYPLEGGRSINIVAIAYGQDPGETWAAAENTAARTELLDSFADWHPKMRTILKDAPRMTWWPLFEMPDGRWFDDERTMLIGDAAHAMTPFAAQGAAMAIEDGYELAQALATEDGDQRAALQRYESDRRARVGKARQRAAFNQFAYHARGPIRLGRNIVLALRRPESLAADLDWLYGYRPNGT; this is encoded by the coding sequence GTGCCGGCCCAAGACATTCATATCATCGGTGCCGGCATTGCCGGGCTCACGACAGCGCTCGCCCTGGCGCGCGATGGCCGTAAGGTCGAAATCGTCGATCAGGCGCCTGCGCTGAGCGAAGTGGGTGCCGGGCTACAGATGTCGCCCAATGCGAGCCGCATCCTGATTGCGCTCGGCCTTGGCGCTGCGCTCGACAAGGCCATGGCCCGCCCTGCCCAAATCTCTCTGATTTCCGGCCATTCCCTGCGCCCCATTGCCCATGTGCCCTGCGGCGAATTTGCCGCCAGGCGCTGGGGCGCCCCCTATGGCGTGATGCACCGCGCCGACCTTCAAGCGATGCTGCTTGATGCTGTACAGGCCAACCCGAACTGCCATCTCAAGCTTGGCCAGCGCATCACGACCGAAGATCTCCACGCACTTCGAAAACCTGACGGCAACCGTGCCTCGCCGCTTGTCATCGGCGCTGACGGGGTCTGGTCCCAAACCCGTCAGCTCGTTTCCGGCGCCGCCCGGCCACGTTTTTCGGGACAGGTCGCCTGGCGTTTCAGAATTGATACGGACGCGGCCCGGACGCTGCTTGATTCCGCCAATGTCAGCGTGTTTCTGGCACCGCGCACCCATCTGGTTGCCTATCCACTTGAGGGCGGCAGATCCATCAACATCGTGGCCATTGCCTACGGACAGGACCCGGGCGAAACCTGGGCTGCGGCCGAAAACACTGCCGCGCGGACCGAGCTGCTGGATTCCTTTGCGGACTGGCATCCCAAAATGCGCACCATCCTTAAGGACGCCCCGCGCATGACCTGGTGGCCACTGTTCGAAATGCCGGACGGCCGCTGGTTCGATGATGAACGCACCATGCTGATTGGCGATGCGGCCCATGCGATGACGCCGTTTGCAGCCCAGGGCGCGGCAATGGCAATCGAGGATGGCTATGAGCTGGCTCAGGCTCTCGCGACAGAAGACGGCGATCAGCGCGCCGCCTTGCAACGCTATGAAAGCGATCGCCGCGCCCGTGTCGGCAAGGCACGACAACGCGCGGCGTTCAACCAGTTTGCCTATCACGCCCGCGGCCCGATCCGGCTGGGCCGCAACATCGTCCTGGCACTGAGGCGTCCCGAAAGCCTCGCCGCAGATCTCGATTGGCTCTACGGCTACCGGCCGAACGGAACCTGA
- a CDS encoding amino acid ABC transporter ATP-binding protein: protein MADNNAAAATESASPSKMTVSETDVAIELIGMNKWYGDFHVLRDINLKVMRGERIVIAGPSGSGKSTMIRCINRLEEHQKGKIVVDGIELTNDLKKIDEVRREVGMVFQHFNLFPHLTILENCTLAPIWVRKMPKKKAEEVAMHYLERVKIPEQANKYPGQLSGGQQQRVAIARSLCMNPRIMLFDEPTSALDPEMIKEVLDTMVGLAEEGMTMLCVTHEMGFARQVANRVIFMDQGQIVEQNEPGEFFDNPQHERTKLFLSQILH, encoded by the coding sequence ATGGCTGACAACAACGCAGCAGCTGCAACCGAAAGCGCTTCACCCTCGAAAATGACGGTGTCGGAAACCGACGTCGCTATCGAGCTCATCGGTATGAACAAGTGGTACGGCGATTTCCACGTGCTTCGCGACATCAACCTCAAGGTGATGCGCGGCGAGCGCATAGTTATCGCCGGGCCGTCCGGTTCAGGCAAATCCACGATGATCCGCTGCATCAACCGGCTGGAAGAACACCAGAAGGGCAAGATCGTCGTTGACGGCATCGAGCTCACCAATGATCTGAAAAAGATTGACGAGGTGCGCCGCGAAGTGGGCATGGTGTTCCAGCACTTCAACCTGTTTCCGCATCTCACGATTCTGGAAAACTGCACGCTCGCGCCGATCTGGGTTCGCAAGATGCCCAAGAAGAAAGCCGAGGAAGTTGCGATGCATTACCTCGAGCGGGTGAAGATCCCCGAGCAGGCCAACAAATATCCTGGCCAGCTTTCGGGCGGTCAGCAACAGCGTGTGGCAATCGCGCGTTCGCTGTGCATGAACCCGCGCATCATGCTGTTTGACGAGCCCACCTCGGCGCTTGACCCCGAGATGATCAAGGAAGTGCTCGACACCATGGTTGGTTTGGCTGAAGAGGGCATGACCATGTTGTGCGTGACCCATGAAATGGGCTTCGCCCGCCAGGTCGCCAATCGGGTTATCTTCATGGACCAGGGCCAGATCGTCGAGCAGAACGAGCCAGGCGAGTTCTTCGACAATCCGCAGCATGAACGCACAAAGCTGTTCCTGAGCCAGATCCTGCATTAG
- a CDS encoding amino acid ABC transporter permease, translated as MDANQKTVAYVRSEESPRMAPPVTSSGVAGWLKENLFASTRDTVLTILTFLLLLWMVPPIVDWAFLSAVWTGESREDCIVPGAGACWAFVEAKFGQFIYGRYPVEERWRVDLTGLLLIAGLVPIAIPSLPYKRENALYLLVVFPILGFILLTGQLGLAPVETALWGGLLVTLVVAIVGIVVSFPLGILLALGRRSEMPIVKMFCIIFIEFWRGVPLITVLFMSSVMLPLFLPEGVTFDKLLRALIGVALFSSAYMAEVIRGGLQAIPKGQYEAANAMALTFWQGTRLVIMPQALKLVIPGIVNTFIGLFKDTSLVLIIGLFDLLGIVQQNMNDPNWISPATPATGFVFAALVFFIFCFGMSRYSAYMERRLDTGHKS; from the coding sequence ATGGATGCAAATCAAAAAACCGTTGCCTATGTCCGTTCCGAGGAAAGCCCGAGAATGGCGCCTCCGGTCACCAGTTCTGGTGTTGCAGGCTGGCTTAAGGAAAACCTCTTTGCCTCGACCCGTGACACGGTCCTGACAATTCTGACCTTCCTGCTGTTGCTGTGGATGGTTCCACCGATTGTCGACTGGGCCTTTCTCAGCGCGGTCTGGACCGGTGAAAGCCGGGAGGATTGCATTGTCCCCGGCGCTGGCGCTTGCTGGGCTTTTGTCGAGGCAAAGTTCGGCCAGTTCATCTACGGGCGCTATCCCGTGGAGGAAAGGTGGCGGGTGGATCTCACCGGGCTGCTGCTGATTGCCGGCCTGGTGCCGATCGCAATCCCGTCGCTGCCGTACAAGCGCGAAAACGCGCTGTATCTGCTGGTCGTCTTTCCAATCCTTGGTTTCATCCTGCTCACAGGGCAGCTCGGCCTTGCACCGGTCGAGACCGCGCTTTGGGGTGGCCTGCTTGTGACTCTGGTTGTGGCCATTGTCGGGATCGTGGTGTCGTTTCCGCTCGGCATTCTGCTGGCGCTGGGACGGCGGTCGGAAATGCCGATCGTCAAGATGTTCTGCATCATCTTCATCGAGTTCTGGCGCGGCGTGCCGTTGATCACGGTGCTGTTCATGTCATCGGTGATGTTGCCGCTGTTCCTTCCCGAAGGCGTCACCTTCGACAAGCTGCTCAGGGCGCTAATCGGCGTTGCGCTGTTCTCGTCCGCCTACATGGCGGAGGTGATCCGAGGTGGCCTGCAGGCCATTCCAAAGGGCCAGTATGAGGCGGCCAACGCCATGGCTTTGACATTCTGGCAGGGCACACGCCTGGTCATCATGCCGCAAGCTTTGAAACTGGTGATCCCGGGCATCGTCAACACCTTCATCGGCCTGTTCAAGGACACGAGCCTGGTGCTGATCATCGGCCTGTTCGATCTTCTGGGCATCGTTCAGCAAAACATGAATGATCCCAACTGGATTTCACCCGCAACGCCGGCGACCGGATTCGTCTTTGCCGCGTTGGTTTTCTTCATCTTCTGCTTCGGCATGTCCCGTTACTCCGCTTACATGGAGCGGCGTCTGGACACCGGTCACAAATCATAA
- a CDS encoding amino acid ABC transporter permease, whose amino-acid sequence MAHQEGVSAGADDSGRVSMMNDPKVRGLVFQGLLIIAVGAMVWSGISNAVDNLARAGISSGFGFFGERAGFDIGQAFIPYTNDSTYLRAFFVGLLNTMVVAIIGIFLATIIGFVVGLARLSKNYLVQKFATIYVEVLRNIPLLLQLLFWYKAVLSILPSPRAAGLEAGAEVAFNINNRGLYIPRLVPEDGSSLIFYAFAIAVIAWFLIGRWAKKRQMATGQQFPVFLTGLAMVIGLPLVAFLVTGMPVSMEYASLQGFNMVGGWVIQPEFMALLLGLSLYTAAFIAEIVRAGILAVSRGQTEAAFALGLRPNLTSRLVIVPQAMRVIIPPLTSQFLNLTKNSSLAVAIGYPDLVSIFGGTVLNQTGQAVEVISITMLVYLTLSLLTSAFMNWFNSRVALVER is encoded by the coding sequence ATGGCTCATCAAGAAGGCGTCTCGGCAGGCGCCGATGATTCCGGTCGCGTATCAATGATGAATGATCCCAAGGTTCGTGGCCTTGTGTTTCAGGGATTGTTGATCATTGCGGTTGGCGCGATGGTGTGGAGCGGCATAAGCAACGCCGTTGACAACCTTGCCCGGGCGGGCATTTCTTCCGGTTTCGGCTTCTTCGGCGAACGCGCCGGATTTGATATCGGCCAGGCCTTTATTCCTTACACCAATGACAGCACCTATTTGCGAGCCTTCTTTGTTGGCTTGCTCAACACAATGGTGGTTGCGATCATCGGGATCTTCCTGGCCACCATCATCGGTTTCGTTGTTGGTCTGGCACGGCTGTCGAAGAACTACCTGGTACAGAAATTTGCCACCATCTATGTCGAAGTGCTGCGCAACATACCGCTGCTTTTGCAGCTTTTGTTCTGGTACAAGGCGGTTCTGTCCATCCTTCCATCCCCACGGGCGGCGGGCCTTGAAGCCGGTGCGGAGGTTGCGTTCAATATCAACAACCGCGGTCTATACATTCCGCGTCTGGTGCCCGAGGATGGGTCGTCACTGATTTTCTACGCTTTTGCGATCGCCGTGATTGCCTGGTTCCTGATCGGCCGCTGGGCCAAGAAGCGGCAGATGGCGACTGGTCAGCAGTTTCCGGTGTTTCTCACCGGGCTTGCGATGGTGATCGGCCTGCCTCTGGTGGCCTTTCTGGTGACCGGAATGCCGGTCTCGATGGAATATGCGAGCCTGCAAGGCTTCAACATGGTTGGCGGTTGGGTTATCCAGCCTGAATTCATGGCGTTGCTGCTGGGTCTTTCGCTCTACACAGCCGCCTTCATTGCAGAAATTGTCCGCGCCGGTATTCTTGCCGTTTCCCGGGGACAGACGGAAGCAGCCTTTGCTCTCGGATTGCGGCCGAACCTGACCAGCCGTCTTGTGATCGTTCCGCAGGCCATGCGGGTGATCATTCCGCCGCTGACCAGCCAGTTTCTCAACCTGACCAAGAATTCATCTCTTGCGGTGGCAATCGGGTATCCGGATCTGGTGTCGATTTTTGGCGGAACGGTGCTCAATCAGACCGGTCAGGCCGTGGAGGTGATCTCGATCACCATGCTGGTCTATCTCACGCTGTCCCTGTTAACGTCGGCCTTTATGAACTGGTTTAACTCCAGGGTCGCATTGGTGGAGCGCTGA
- a CDS encoding amino acid ABC transporter substrate-binding protein, translated as MNKKILSAVVGVAAVAGMGAASASAATLDDVKAKGFVQCGVSTGLAGFSAPNDAGEWSGIDVDLCRGVAAAVFGDASAVKFSPLSAKERFTALQSGEIDVLSRNTTWTMSRDTQLGLNFAGVNYYDGQGFMVRKSLGVTSALQLSGASVCVQTGTTTELNLTDYFKANDMTYNPVVFEKLEEVNAAYDANRCDVYTTDQSGLYSIRLGLSAPDEHMVLPEVISKEPLGPVVRQGDDQWFNIVKWVHNAMLNAEEMGITSANVDEMAASADPNVMRLLGKEGTFGEGIGVSNDWAYQVVKQVGNYGEVFERNVGASTPLAIDRGVNALWSKGGLQYAPPIR; from the coding sequence ATGAACAAAAAGATTCTGTCGGCTGTCGTTGGCGTAGCCGCCGTTGCAGGCATGGGAGCCGCTTCGGCATCCGCCGCAACGCTGGATGACGTCAAGGCAAAGGGATTCGTCCAGTGTGGCGTGTCCACGGGCCTCGCCGGCTTCTCAGCGCCGAATGACGCAGGTGAATGGTCGGGTATCGACGTTGACCTGTGCCGTGGCGTTGCTGCTGCCGTCTTTGGTGACGCATCGGCTGTGAAATTCAGCCCGCTTTCGGCCAAGGAGCGTTTCACCGCTTTGCAGTCGGGCGAAATCGATGTGCTGTCGCGCAACACCACCTGGACTATGAGCCGCGACACGCAGCTCGGTCTCAACTTCGCTGGCGTCAACTACTATGACGGTCAGGGCTTCATGGTTCGTAAGTCGCTTGGCGTGACTTCGGCCCTGCAGCTTTCGGGCGCTTCGGTCTGCGTGCAGACCGGTACGACCACCGAGCTGAACCTGACCGACTACTTCAAGGCCAATGACATGACCTACAATCCGGTCGTGTTCGAAAAGCTTGAAGAAGTGAACGCTGCTTACGACGCCAACCGTTGCGACGTCTACACCACCGACCAGTCGGGCCTGTATTCAATCCGCCTCGGCCTGTCGGCTCCGGATGAGCACATGGTCCTTCCTGAAGTGATTTCCAAGGAGCCGCTTGGCCCCGTGGTGCGCCAGGGTGACGACCAGTGGTTCAACATCGTCAAGTGGGTCCACAACGCGATGCTCAACGCTGAAGAAATGGGCATCACATCGGCAAATGTCGATGAGATGGCTGCCTCGGCCGACCCCAACGTGATGCGTCTTCTGGGCAAGGAAGGCACTTTCGGTGAAGGCATCGGTGTCAGCAATGACTGGGCCTACCAGGTGGTCAAGCAGGTCGGTAACTATGGCGAAGTGTTTGAGCGCAATGTCGGTGCATCGACACCGCTCGCGATCGACCGCGGTGTGAACGCACTGTGGTCTAAGGGTGGTCTGCAGTACGCGCCGCCAATTCGCTAA
- a CDS encoding cystathionine beta-lyase: MTNSKTGSNHGVNTRLAHTGNDPRSFYGFVNPPVVHASTVLFPDAETIESRNQPYTYGTYGTPTTDALNKAMDALEGSAGTVAVPSGLAAITLPFMAALSAGDHLLVVDSVYTPTRNLCHGMLARFGIETTYYDPAIGADIEKLMRPNTKLVHTEAPGSNTFEMQDIPAIAEVAHAHGALVSMDNTWATPLFFKPLDHGVDISIHAATKYPAGHSDVLIGTVSANETAWPALWKTFTMMGICAAPDDSYMTLRGLRTMGVRLERHQKSALEIAKTLESVPGVARVLHPALESFPGHALWKRDFCGSSGIFSIVLDVADGSQHRAKAHAFLNALEIFGLGYSWGGYESLAVAVNLSDRTIALPPKEGPVIRLQIGLEDCPDLLADIERGLAAAAAA, encoded by the coding sequence ATGACCAACAGCAAAACGGGCTCGAACCACGGCGTCAACACTCGGCTTGCACATACGGGAAATGATCCACGGAGCTTCTATGGCTTCGTTAATCCTCCGGTTGTGCACGCTTCGACCGTGTTGTTTCCCGACGCTGAAACGATCGAGAGCCGCAATCAGCCATACACCTACGGCACCTATGGCACCCCGACCACAGATGCCCTCAACAAAGCGATGGATGCACTTGAGGGTTCTGCGGGCACTGTTGCTGTCCCTTCAGGCCTTGCGGCGATCACCCTGCCCTTCATGGCCGCGCTGAGCGCTGGCGACCATTTGCTGGTGGTTGATTCGGTCTACACCCCGACACGCAACCTGTGTCACGGCATGTTGGCGCGGTTTGGCATCGAGACCACCTATTATGATCCCGCGATCGGTGCCGACATCGAAAAGCTCATGCGGCCCAACACGAAGCTGGTTCACACCGAAGCGCCGGGCTCAAACACTTTTGAGATGCAGGACATACCTGCCATCGCCGAGGTTGCCCACGCACACGGCGCGCTGGTCTCCATGGACAACACCTGGGCCACTCCGCTGTTCTTCAAGCCACTTGACCACGGAGTCGACATTTCGATTCATGCCGCGACCAAATACCCCGCCGGCCATTCCGATGTGCTCATCGGAACGGTTTCGGCAAATGAGACCGCGTGGCCGGCATTGTGGAAGACATTCACGATGATGGGGATATGCGCTGCTCCCGACGACAGCTACATGACACTCCGGGGCCTGCGCACAATGGGTGTGCGGCTCGAACGTCATCAGAAAAGCGCGCTCGAAATCGCCAAGACACTGGAATCCGTTCCCGGCGTCGCGAGGGTCCTGCATCCAGCGCTGGAAAGTTTCCCGGGCCACGCCCTTTGGAAACGCGACTTCTGCGGTTCATCCGGGATTTTCTCAATTGTTCTTGACGTCGCCGATGGATCGCAGCACCGGGCCAAGGCTCATGCGTTTCTCAACGCGCTCGAGATCTTTGGGCTTGGCTATTCCTGGGGCGGATATGAAAGCCTGGCAGTCGCGGTCAATCTCTCCGACCGCACCATCGCCCTGCCGCCAAAGGAAGGGCCCGTCATCCGGCTTCAGATTGGGCTTGAAGACTGCCCCGACCTGCTGGCAGACATTGAACGAGGCCTTGCGGCGGCGGCCGCGGCCTGA